One Thermoplasmata archaeon genomic region harbors:
- a CDS encoding cytochrome c oxidase subunit II transmembrane domain-containing protein produces MRAARRLSILATTGLISLLGAAAGASAAGASTSMTQIANLFWIVAILAVGIGVFVGIVLVATVLKFRVRRGHTAPNPKLASSNHTLEAAWTIVPAVILLVLGVLAFETLTFTDTVPQHYDVQVTAIGHQWFWEFWVNYTGNGTDIHYPVGALTLISNQTVLLVVKSVDVDHSLFIPALGVHLDAIPGHVNQIWFKPDMPGQYVVVCTQFCGQGHYAMDATLTVVR; encoded by the coding sequence ATGCGCGCGGCGCGTCGACTGTCGATTTTGGCGACGACCGGCTTGATCTCCCTGCTGGGCGCCGCCGCGGGTGCTTCCGCGGCGGGCGCGTCCACGAGCATGACCCAGATTGCGAACTTGTTCTGGATCGTGGCCATACTGGCCGTCGGCATCGGCGTGTTCGTCGGCATCGTGCTCGTGGCCACAGTACTCAAGTTCCGGGTGCGCAGGGGTCACACCGCGCCGAATCCGAAACTGGCCTCCTCGAACCATACCCTCGAGGCCGCATGGACGATCGTCCCGGCGGTCATCCTCCTGGTCCTCGGCGTCCTCGCCTTCGAGACGCTCACCTTCACAGACACGGTCCCTCAGCACTACGACGTCCAAGTCACGGCGATCGGGCATCAGTGGTTCTGGGAGTTCTGGGTGAATTACACCGGGAACGGAACCGACATCCACTATCCCGTGGGCGCGCTCACCCTGATCTCGAACCAGACCGTCCTCCTCGTCGTGAAGTCCGTGGACGTGGACCATTCCCTCTTCATCCCCGCCCTCGGCGTCCACTTGGATGCCATCCCCGGCCACGTGAACCAAATCTGGTTCAAGCCGGACATGCCGGGTCAGTATGTGGTCGTCTGTACCCAGTTCTGCGGTCAGGGTCACTATGCCATGGACGCAACCCTCACGGTCGTTCGCTAA
- a CDS encoding cbb3-type cytochrome c oxidase subunit I: MAGEVVIRHGVEEEVVHERVGVFKWIYTTSHHDIGIMYIVNSLIFFFMGGLLAELIRTQLAYPGQSFVDSATYDQLFTMHGTTMVFLVAIPILAGFGNLMLPPLIGAKDMAFPRVNALSFWLIPVAGTIMWLGVANVGWSGYTPLSAFDNGVGVDMWIVGLQLLGISSTAGAINFLVTALRHRAPGVTLKNLSLFAWSIVATAAITLVATPVLAAGLFVLLLDRHGITHFLTQLNGSDPIMWQNLFWFYSHPAVYIMILPAMGIVSEVIPRFSHRPIFGYKAIALSTVAIAFLSFGVWVHHMFTSGIDLSARLPFMIITLIIAVPSGIKVFNWIMTMWGGAIELKTPMLFAIGFVGMFVIGGITGVFQAPIPVDYELHDTYWVVGHIHYVLFGGTIMGVLAGIYYWYPRMSGRMYSERLGRWHFAFTMVGLNLVFFCQLFLGLQGMPRRVWTYPAQFWTLNWLATIGAYILGTGQLIFAGNMIWSFFRGPRSSPDPWGGMPMTGTEFGAPAPLAPEWWEKEQAAVAAAARATAAAADGGTLSAGAGPPRVP, translated from the coding sequence ATGGCGGGCGAGGTGGTCATCCGGCACGGCGTGGAGGAAGAGGTTGTCCACGAGCGCGTGGGCGTCTTCAAGTGGATCTATACCACGAGCCACCACGACATCGGCATCATGTACATCGTCAACTCGCTCATCTTCTTCTTCATGGGCGGGCTGCTCGCGGAACTCATCAGGACCCAGCTCGCCTATCCGGGTCAGTCGTTCGTGGACTCCGCGACGTACGACCAGCTGTTCACGATGCACGGGACCACGATGGTCTTCCTCGTGGCGATCCCCATCCTCGCGGGATTCGGGAACCTCATGCTTCCCCCGCTCATCGGCGCGAAGGACATGGCCTTCCCACGCGTGAACGCGCTCAGCTTCTGGCTCATTCCGGTCGCCGGGACCATCATGTGGCTCGGCGTGGCGAACGTCGGTTGGTCCGGGTACACGCCCCTGTCCGCGTTCGACAACGGCGTCGGCGTGGACATGTGGATCGTGGGGCTGCAACTGCTGGGCATCTCTTCCACCGCGGGCGCGATCAATTTCCTTGTCACCGCCCTCCGCCATCGCGCTCCCGGCGTGACCTTGAAGAACCTCTCACTCTTCGCCTGGTCCATTGTCGCCACGGCGGCCATCACGCTCGTGGCGACGCCCGTGCTCGCCGCAGGCCTGTTCGTCCTCCTCCTGGACCGCCACGGGATCACGCACTTCCTGACCCAGCTCAACGGCAGCGACCCGATCATGTGGCAGAACCTGTTCTGGTTCTACTCCCACCCCGCGGTCTACATCATGATCCTGCCCGCGATGGGCATCGTGTCCGAGGTCATCCCTCGGTTCTCCCACCGGCCCATCTTCGGGTACAAGGCCATCGCCCTCTCCACCGTGGCGATCGCCTTCCTGTCCTTCGGCGTCTGGGTCCACCACATGTTCACGTCGGGCATCGACCTGAGCGCGCGCCTTCCCTTCATGATCATCACGTTGATCATCGCGGTCCCGAGCGGGATCAAGGTGTTCAACTGGATCATGACCATGTGGGGCGGAGCCATCGAGCTCAAGACGCCCATGCTCTTCGCGATCGGCTTCGTGGGCATGTTCGTGATCGGCGGCATCACGGGCGTGTTCCAGGCGCCCATCCCCGTGGACTACGAGCTCCACGACACGTACTGGGTCGTGGGCCACATCCACTACGTGCTGTTCGGCGGCACGATCATGGGTGTCCTCGCGGGGATCTACTACTGGTATCCGCGGATGTCGGGCCGCATGTACAGCGAGCGCCTGGGCCGCTGGCACTTCGCCTTCACTATGGTCGGGTTGAATCTCGTGTTCTTCTGCCAACTCTTCTTGGGCCTCCAGGGGATGCCGCGCCGCGTCTGGACGTACCCGGCCCAGTTCTGGACGCTGAACTGGCTCGCGACGATCGGCGCGTACATCCTGGGCACCGGCCAGCTCATCTTCGCAGGGAACATGATCTGGAGCTTCTTCCGCGGACCCCGGTCCAGCCCGGACCCGTGGGGCGGCATGCCCATGACCGGGACGGAGTTCGGGGCCCCTGCCCCGCTCGCGCCCGAGTGGTGGGAGAAGGAGCAGGCCGCAGTAGCCGCGGCGGCGCGTGCGACGGCGGCTGCGGCCGACGGCGGGACGCTCAGTGCTGGAGCGGGGCCGCCTCGAGTTCCCTGA